One segment of Nocardioides sp. QY071 DNA contains the following:
- a CDS encoding nitrite reductase, translated as MAQPRAGIARSRPDRCPGVVHPWPADDGGLVRIRVPGGRVPLAALRALAEVAEQYGDGRVRVTGRANLQVRAMPLTPAGVLADEALAALEATGLLPSRTHDRVRNVLVSPQTGLAGGRADLRPVLAALDALLLADADLAGLPGRFLFTLDDGRGDLADKHLDLGLVALDDRTAQLRVGEQWGEVVALTDAPTALAALARAFLAARGTGPDAPWHVPELDLPLAPAAPPAPGAAVATGPLPLGPVAGGRHLAVPDDGLVPTTIAAWTAPTVIVTPWHGVLIPEENR; from the coding sequence ATGGCGCAGCCTCGAGCTGGGATCGCGCGGAGCCGACCCGACCGGTGTCCGGGCGTCGTGCACCCCTGGCCTGCCGACGACGGCGGCCTGGTGCGGATCCGGGTCCCCGGCGGGCGGGTGCCGCTCGCCGCGCTGCGGGCGCTGGCCGAGGTCGCCGAGCAGTACGGCGACGGGCGGGTCCGCGTCACCGGCCGGGCCAACCTGCAGGTCCGCGCCATGCCCCTGACCCCCGCCGGGGTGCTGGCGGACGAGGCCCTGGCCGCGCTGGAGGCCACCGGACTGCTGCCCTCGCGCACGCACGACCGGGTCCGCAACGTGCTGGTCTCGCCGCAGACCGGCCTGGCCGGCGGGCGGGCCGACCTGCGGCCGGTGCTCGCCGCGCTCGACGCGCTGCTGCTCGCCGACGCCGACCTGGCCGGGCTGCCCGGCCGGTTCCTGTTCACCCTCGACGACGGCCGCGGCGACCTCGCCGACAAGCACCTCGACCTGGGCCTGGTGGCGCTCGACGACCGCACGGCGCAGCTCCGGGTGGGCGAGCAGTGGGGCGAGGTGGTCGCGCTGACCGATGCCCCCACCGCGCTCGCCGCGCTCGCGAGGGCGTTCCTGGCCGCCCGCGGCACCGGGCCCGACGCACCCTGGCACGTCCCCGAGCTCGACCTTCCCCTCGCCCCCGCGGCTCCGCCCGCGCCGGGCGCCGCCGTCGCGACCGGGCCGCTCCCCCTCGGCCCGGTCGCCGGCGGCCGGCACCTCGCCGTACCCGACGACGGGCTGGTCCCGACCACCATCGCGGCCTGGACCGCACCGACCGTGATCGTGACGCCGTGGCACGGCGTGCTCATCCCCGAGGAGAACCGATGA
- a CDS encoding precorrin-8X methylmutase gives MTELTAPPRRYDYIADGPAIYVDSFATIRRESDLSRVPAEAEKVAVRMIHGSGQTDLVQDLVIHPRLVQAARAALDAGAPILCDARMVAMGITAGRLPADNPVHCFLTDERVPDLAKAWSTTRTAAAVSLWEPLLDGAVVAIGNAPTALFHLLEMVLAGGPRPAAVVGCPVGFIGAAESKDALASFADEHGIDIPFVTVRGRRGGSAMASSAVNALAQEAE, from the coding sequence ATGACCGAGCTCACCGCTCCCCCGCGCCGGTACGACTACATCGCTGACGGACCGGCGATCTACGTCGACTCCTTCGCGACCATCCGCCGCGAGTCGGACCTGTCCCGGGTCCCGGCCGAGGCCGAGAAGGTCGCCGTGCGGATGATCCACGGCAGCGGGCAGACCGACCTCGTCCAGGACCTGGTCATCCACCCGCGCCTCGTCCAGGCCGCCCGCGCGGCGCTGGACGCGGGCGCGCCGATCCTGTGCGACGCCCGGATGGTCGCCATGGGCATCACCGCCGGACGGCTCCCGGCCGACAACCCGGTGCACTGCTTCCTCACCGACGAGCGGGTCCCGGACCTCGCGAAGGCGTGGTCGACGACGCGTACGGCGGCCGCGGTCTCCCTGTGGGAGCCGCTCCTCGACGGCGCGGTCGTCGCGATCGGCAACGCCCCCACCGCGCTCTTCCACCTGCTCGAGATGGTCCTCGCCGGCGGCCCGCGGCCCGCAGCGGTCGTCGGCTGCCCGGTCGGCTTCATCGGCGCCGCCGAGTCCAAGGACGCGCTCGCGTCGTTCGCCGACGAGCACGGCATCGACATCCCGTTCGTCACCGTCCGCGGCCGCCGCGGCGGCTCCGCGATGGCGTCGTCGGCGGTCAACGCACTGGCCCAGGAGGCGGAGTGA
- a CDS encoding Nif3-like dinuclear metal center hexameric protein has translation MPSLKDVVDLVHGWYPPATADSWDAVGLVYGDPEQPVKKVLLAVDPTPEVAAEAAEWKADLLLVHHPLFLKGVHGVAATTPKGRTLHTLAKADCALLTAHTNADQAVGGVSEALAVALGLKDLSPIVPAPSEPLDKLTVFVPADAAAPVRAAVAEAGAGRIGDYDFASFTSAPGEGRFRPLDGANPMIGTVGELETVEEVRIEVVLPRDRRADVVRAMLGAHPYEEPAYDVVEVADPQLVDVGTGRIGSVEPTTLAGFAEAVAAALPPTEHGVRVAGDPERPVRRVAVCGGAGDFLLDRLATSDADVYVTSDLRHHPAAEFLEKGGPALVDVAHWAAEWTWLPVVDQLLHEALGDAVETRVSAICTDPWTMHL, from the coding sequence ATGCCCTCCCTCAAGGACGTCGTCGACCTGGTCCACGGCTGGTACCCGCCCGCGACCGCCGACAGCTGGGACGCCGTCGGGCTCGTCTACGGCGACCCCGAGCAGCCCGTGAAGAAGGTGCTGCTGGCCGTCGACCCCACCCCGGAGGTCGCGGCGGAGGCCGCGGAGTGGAAGGCGGACCTGCTGCTCGTGCACCACCCGCTCTTCCTCAAGGGCGTCCACGGCGTCGCGGCGACCACGCCCAAGGGCCGGACCCTGCACACGCTGGCGAAGGCCGACTGCGCGCTGCTCACCGCCCACACCAATGCCGACCAGGCCGTCGGCGGCGTGTCCGAGGCGCTCGCCGTCGCGCTCGGCCTCAAGGACCTCAGCCCGATCGTCCCGGCGCCGAGCGAGCCGCTCGACAAGCTCACCGTCTTCGTCCCCGCCGACGCCGCCGCCCCCGTCCGGGCCGCGGTCGCCGAGGCCGGGGCCGGCCGGATCGGCGACTACGACTTCGCCTCCTTCACCAGCGCGCCCGGCGAGGGCCGGTTCCGCCCGCTCGACGGTGCGAACCCCATGATCGGCACCGTCGGCGAGCTGGAGACCGTCGAGGAGGTCCGGATCGAGGTGGTCCTGCCACGGGACCGGCGCGCCGACGTCGTCCGCGCGATGCTGGGCGCACACCCCTACGAGGAGCCGGCGTACGACGTCGTCGAGGTCGCCGACCCGCAGCTGGTCGACGTCGGGACAGGCCGGATCGGCAGCGTCGAGCCGACCACCCTGGCCGGCTTCGCCGAGGCGGTCGCGGCCGCACTGCCGCCCACCGAGCACGGCGTCCGGGTGGCCGGTGACCCCGAGCGCCCGGTACGGCGGGTCGCCGTGTGCGGGGGCGCCGGCGACTTCCTGCTCGACCGGCTCGCGACGTCCGACGCCGACGTCTACGTGACCAGCGACCTGCGCCACCACCCGGCCGCGGAGTTCCTCGAGAAGGGCGGTCCGGCGCTGGTCGACGTGGCCCACTGGGCGGCCGAGTGGACCTGGCTCCCGGTCGTCGACCAGCTGCTCCACGAAGCGCTGGGCGACGCGGTCGAGACCCGGGTGAGTGCGATCTGCACCGATCCTTGGACAATGCACCTGTGA